One genomic window of Aricia agestis chromosome 7, ilAriAges1.1, whole genome shotgun sequence includes the following:
- the LOC121728732 gene encoding uncharacterized protein LOC121728732: protein MEEQFQALFDKIKNEMQKQNLELKESITESIMEKMDEKLINIVEENKNLKKKVENLEREIEYFKRLERYNNIIIFGLEEKEKSSHDLTLNLKEIIKQDLNINVEEHEVNKIHRLGKKMSENNKPRPVLCSFTNNWKKYDIMKNKNNLKEIYVTEDFSKEVLAKRKELQPRLTEERQKGNIAYLKYDKLIVKEKNGNQEKRKRETSASPSLFNKNQPKSSRL from the coding sequence ATGGAAGAACAATTTCAAGCATTATTCGACAAAATAAAAAACGAAATGCAAAAACAAAATCTTGAACTAAAGGAATCAATCACGGAAAGCATTATGGAAAAGATGGACGAAAAACTAATAAATATCGTCGAGGAAAATAAGAACTTAAAAAAGAAAGTGGAAAATCTAGAGCGAGAAATTgagtattttaaaagattagaAAGATAtaataacatcataatattcgGTTTAGAAGAGAAAGAAAAATCCTCACACGACTTAACATTAAATCTAAAAGAAATCATAAAGCAAGATTTAAATATCAATGTAGAAGAACATGAAGTCAATAAAATCCACCGCTTGGGAAAGAAAATGAGTGAAAACAATAAACCAAGACCCGTATTGTGTTCATTTACTAATAACTGGAAAAAATACGatattatgaaaaacaaaaataatcttAAGGAAATCTATGTTACTGAAGACTTTTCAAAGGAAGTTCTTGCAAAACGAAAGGAGCTACAACCAAGATTAACTGAGGAAAGACAAAAAGGAAACATAGCCTATCTAAAATATGACAAACTCATAGTAAAAGAAAAGAACGGCAACCAAGAAAAAAGGAAAAGGGAGACATCAGCATCCCCTTCCTTATTCAATAAGAACCAGCCAAAAAGCAGCAGACTTTAA